TCCTCAGGGTGTGAATGTCCATCATGAACCATCTACCAACAAAATGAAGGCACAGATAAAATATTCAAGACACACAGGAGACCAGATTTAGGCCTTGTGTGGTTTAGAGAGTTAGTGCCAGCTTTTAAAGAATGTCTCTGGTGTACACTccactcaaaaacacaaaacatataaaagtgCAATTTGGAAGCAGGAAAAAGCATTTTTACAAACGAAAACGGAGAGCATCCTGGGTAAATGTGGGTACAGAGTAAGTGATGTAACTGTTGTGTGGGCTGCTGAAATAAGGAGCAGTGCCGGCTCTTGTGTAGACGGGGAAGGAGGCCTCAGCGCACACATGCATCCTCCTGAGGGGCttagcagctccagcagcagtgagtccaTGGTgtgtgctgccccctgctgaGCTTCCAGCTGAAGCTTGAAGGAGGAGAGGCTCCTCACAGTCCCAGCTGAAGCTCCTCTTTGTGGAGCGATGCTGCCTGTCCGCTCTGAGCGGCACACTGGACAGAGGAGAAGCTCGGGAGGCCCGAGCAGAGGGACCATCTCTCTCCAGGAGGGACTCGATGGAGAAAGGACTGCTGAACTTCACCTCACACCTGATCTGAACagctctgcaggctgcagcatcagcagagcGGAGAGACGAGCAGTGCTCTGATGCTCTGCTCGTGTTCTCCGTTTCCACTTTGGAGGCCAACTCGGGGAAGAGCCGCAGGATTCCTTTGAAGTGACGACGCACCATCTTGGCTGTGATGTGACTGGGCT
This window of the Acanthopagrus latus isolate v.2019 chromosome 3, fAcaLat1.1, whole genome shotgun sequence genome carries:
- the LOC119017239 gene encoding uncharacterized protein LOC119017239; its protein translation is MDKLAPLICEDRKSVENNIRVCLSANKCFVKIPVVPHSLHSKRNYWKLEPSHITAKMVRRHFKGILRLFPELASKVETENTSRASEHCSSLRSADAAACRAVQIRCEVKFSSPFSIESLLERDGPSARASRASPLSSVPLRADRQHRSTKRSFSWDCEEPLLLQASAGSSAGGSTHHGLTAAGAAKPLRRMHVCAEASFPVYTRAGTAPYFSSPHNSYITYSVPTFTQDALRFRL